AATGGACATTCTAAGTAATGCTGATTCAGCAACTTCTCTACTCTGGGGCTCATTTGCAATGGTTGCAGTAGCCCTAACTCTTGTTCTTGCCACAAAGACTATGACGGTCGAAGAAACCGAATCAGCAATAATCCAGGGAATGAAGCAGATGATGATGGCTACCGTCATTCTAGTTTTAGCATGGAGTATAAAGAGTGCAACAGAAGCTGTTGGAACGGCCGAATATGTAGTAGGACTTGCCCAAAGGGCTAACGTTCCGGGAGGAATAATACCCCTGATAATATTCCTCACCGCAATGTTCATCTCCTTCACGACCGGAACTTCCTGGGGAACCTTCGGAATACTAATGCCTATAGCAATCCCACTAGCTTATAAGCTGGCCCCAAACGATCCACAGGTACTCTTTGCCAGTATAGGCGCTGTATTCGCGGGAGGTATCTTCGGAGATCACTGCTCACCCATAAGCGATACCACGATTATGAGTTCAATGTTCTCGGGAAGTGATCATATAGACCACGTAACAACGCAGATTCCATATGCGGTAACAGCGGCTAGCGTTGGAATAGTGCTTTACATCCTCTTCGCATTAGGAATTAAGAGCCCCGTAATTCTCCTTCCAGTAGGGCTAGTCCTCCTAATAGCGGCATGGTACTTCCTCAGCGAATGGTACGGGAAGAAGTATGGAGTACCACATGGAAGGGTTCCAATATATCCAACTGAAATTTCAGAGTGAACTTTATTTTTCCACCTTCTTATTTATTAATAGGTGCAAATCATGGGGCTCCTTGAGGATAAAGCCCTTGTTGAGGCCGCACTTTTCGTTGCAGGAAGGCCACTAAGCGTCAAGGAACTTTCCAAAGCACTAGGGATCAAATCCCTTGACTACTTGGAAAAGCTGATCGAGCTTATAGCCAGCGAGTACGCCGAGAGGAAAAGCGCCATAGAAGTAACCAAGGTCGCAGGAGATAAGTGGGTAATGCAAGTTAAACAGGAATACTCACAAAGGGTAATCCACTTGATGCCAAAACCAGAGCTAACGGCCGGAGAATTAAAAACGCTAGCCCTTATTGCTTTTCTTCAACCCGTTGAACAAAGCAAGATAGTTAAGTTGAGGGGAAGTCAAGCCTACGAGCACATTAAGAGATTGCTCGAGATGGGGCTCATATATGCGGAACCTTATGAGAGAACAAAACTCCTCGGAACAACGGAAAAGTTTGCCGAGCTATACGGATTTCCTGAAAACGATCCCAATCTGATAAGGGAGAAATTTAGAGAGGTAATACACGCCGAATATGAGGATTTAGTTAAGAAGCTTGAAGAAACTGAGGCGAATAGAAATAATCCCACAACCTAACCAAGTATAGTAGTAAATGTTAAAAACCTTAATATGTTAAGACATTAAAAGGTGATCGATATGGTTGTACTGACGAAAGAAAAGATCATTGAAATCATTGAGGAAAAAACTGGGATGAGTAGGGAGAAGATCGAGGAAGAAATTAGGAGGATCATGGAAGAGGATCCACACCTGAGCGAACAGGGAGCAGCTGCATTGCTCGCGGAGAGGTTAGGAATAGATCTTATAGAAAGAGAAGAGACTAGTTTAATGAAGATCTCAGATTTATACCCAGGAATGGATCCCAGAGAGGTAAACATAATTGGAAGGGTTCTAAAGAAATATCCCGTGAGGGAGTACACAAAGAAGGACGGTTCCATAGGAAGGGTTGCGAGTTTAGTTATTTACGATGATTCAGGGAGAGCTAGGGTAGTTTTATGGGATGGTAAAGTTGCCGAATATTATAATAAGATAGAAGTTGGAGATGTCATTAAAGTTCTGGATGCCCAGGTAAGGGAAAGCCTCTCAGGCCTTCCAGAATTACACATAAACTTTAGAGCAAGGATAATCCTCAATCCAGAAGATCCAAGGGTAGACTCAATACCTCCCCTAGAGGAGGTTAGAATAGCCACTTACACCAGAAAGAAGATAGGGGATATAGAACCAGGAGACAGATTTATAGAGATTAGAGGAACCATAGCGAAGGTTTACAGGGTGTTAACGTACGATGCCTGCCCAGAGTGTAAGAAGAAGGTGGATTACGATCCAGGAACTGGAGTATGGATATGTCCAGAGCACGGAGAAGTTGAGCCTATAAAGATGACTATCCTCGACTTTGGTCTCGACGATGGGACGGGTTACATTAGGGTAACCCTCTTCGGCGATGATGCCGAGGAATTGCTTGGAGTCAGCTCGGAAGAAATAGCTGAGAAAATAAAAGAACTAGAGAATTCTGGGCTTACAACAAAAGAAGCAGCTAGGAAATTAGCCGAGGAGGAATTTTATAAAATAATCGGAAAGGAAATCGTTGTAAGGGGAAATGTAATCGAAGATAGGTTTTTGGGGTTGATATTAAGGGCGTCTTCCTGGGAGGAGGTTGATTATAGAAAGGAAATCGAGAATATAAAGGAGGAGTTAGAAAAGCTTGGGGTGATGTGAGTTGGAAGTTCAAGTTAGAAGAAGAAAGCCTGCCGTTGAAAGGAAGATCAGCGAGATAAAGGAGGATGACACGAGGATTTCACTCATTGGGAGAGTAATAAAAGTAGATAAGATGGATTACATGTTCTGGATTGACGACGGAACCGGGGTAGCTATAATAGAGAGCGAAAGCGAACTTCCTAAGGTAGGGCAGACCGTGAGGGTAATTGGAAGGATAATAAGGAACGAGGAAGGAATGCACATATACGCTGAGGTAATCCAAGATTTCAGCGATGCTGACCTCGAGGCCCTGGAAGAGATTAGAGAGCTTGAGAGGAAGATCCTTCCAAAGATAGAAGGAGAGCTTACGTGGTGGTAGAGATGAAGAAGAGGTTACCCGCAACGAGGGTTTATATTAAGGATATCCTCGAGGGATACTTCGTTAAGAGCGAGGGAGATTTTGAGCCTAACTATTTAATAACCAAGTACGCTAGGAAGATATACAGGGCTAAAATCGTTGGTACCGTAGTTAGGGAACCACTAATAGCGGAAGATGAAACCTATGGAAAATTCCAGGTGGATGACGGTACCGGAGTCATATGGGTTCTTGGATTTAGAGACGATACAAAGTTTGCAAAGTTAGTTAAAAAAGGAGATCTTGTACAAGTAATAGGGAAGATTGCTGAGTGGAGAGATGACAAACAAATACTGGTGGAAGGAGTCGCAAAGGTCCATCCAAATATGTGGATCCTCCACCGCTATGAAACCCTTAAGGAAAAAGTGGAGCACATAAGGAAAGCTAAGATAGCCTTTGACATATATAATCAGTACGGGATAACCGCTAAATCAAAGGTTATAGCCAAGAACAAGGGAGTTCCAGAGGAATTGCTTGAAGTCATAGATGAGCTCTACGGAATAATCATGGAAGAGAAAAGCCTAGAAGA
This Pyrococcus horikoshii OT3 DNA region includes the following protein-coding sequences:
- the scpB gene encoding SMC-Scp complex subunit ScpB, whose amino-acid sequence is MGLLEDKALVEAALFVAGRPLSVKELSKALGIKSLDYLEKLIELIASEYAERKSAIEVTKVAGDKWVMQVKQEYSQRVIHLMPKPELTAGELKTLALIAFLQPVEQSKIVKLRGSQAYEHIKRLLEMGLIYAEPYERTKLLGTTEKFAELYGFPENDPNLIREKFREVIHAEYEDLVKKLEETEANRNNPTT
- a CDS encoding OB-fold nucleic acid binding domain-containing protein; amino-acid sequence: MKKRLPATRVYIKDILEGYFVKSEGDFEPNYLITKYARKIYRAKIVGTVVREPLIAEDETYGKFQVDDGTGVIWVLGFRDDTKFAKLVKKGDLVQVIGKIAEWRDDKQILVEGVAKVHPNMWILHRYETLKEKVEHIRKAKIAFDIYNQYGITAKSKVIAKNKGVPEELLEVIDELYGIIMEEKSLEEPVEELLEEEVHEEREGNELIEKAKEEILNILRQKRIAVSRKYILKKLGDKYDEDTIEDAITELLAQGEIYEPETGYYKLL
- a CDS encoding OB-fold nucleic acid binding domain-containing protein: MVVLTKEKIIEIIEEKTGMSREKIEEEIRRIMEEDPHLSEQGAAALLAERLGIDLIEREETSLMKISDLYPGMDPREVNIIGRVLKKYPVREYTKKDGSIGRVASLVIYDDSGRARVVLWDGKVAEYYNKIEVGDVIKVLDAQVRESLSGLPELHINFRARIILNPEDPRVDSIPPLEEVRIATYTRKKIGDIEPGDRFIEIRGTIAKVYRVLTYDACPECKKKVDYDPGTGVWICPEHGEVEPIKMTILDFGLDDGTGYIRVTLFGDDAEELLGVSSEEIAEKIKELENSGLTTKEAARKLAEEEFYKIIGKEIVVRGNVIEDRFLGLILRASSWEEVDYRKEIENIKEELEKLGVM